TAACTGATTGGACAGTACCGGTCTGTGGCGGGACAAAAATTGATGTGCGGTATGTGCATCATATGACAATGTATTTTATCTTAGTGTGGATTATGTTTCATATCTACTATGTGGTATGGAGAACGATCTTTTGGAGAGAGGGAGATATTGCCATAGTTTTTGGTGGATATAAATTTAAAAAAGGGTGATGTTGAAGACGGCAATTATAGGAATTGGCAATATTTTGTTCATGGATGAGGGTATTGGGGTATATGCCTCAAAATATCTTGAGAAGAATTTTGTCTTTGATGATGATGTAGAAATTATCGATGGAGGGACACTGGGGTTTAAACTTATGCGCTACTATCAAGAGTACGATAAAGTAGTGATATTGGATACAGTCTCCATCGAAGATGCTCCAGGCTCCATATATAATCTCCCTAGTGAGGTTTTACTGGGGCTTGGAGAGTATAGAAAAACAGCACATGAAGTTGAAGTTGTGGAGATGCTTGAGATTTGCAGTATGCTTGAATCCATCGCACAAGTGAATATTATTGGAATCGTGCCAAAAGATATCGAAAGCGTTGGTATTGGTTTAACGGATACCATGCGAGAATCTTTTGACAGCTACATACAAACGCTTTTGCAAGAGCTGGAAAAAAACGGTATTCAATATCAAAGAAGAGCCAATAAAACGCTTGACTCGATTATCTTTGAGTATGCAAACCCCTCAATGAAAGAGTGTAATGACATTACAGTTTGAGTATCATTCCCATACAACATATTTTTTAAAGCGTATTCATGCAGTTGCAGAACTTACAAATACTTCTATAAAATTGGAAATAAAATTTCCCTTTATTTATGTAACATTTGAGGAAAATATTGAAGAGTTTACAAAAGCTCTGGATGAGCATCTTTATAACTCCATCTTTTTTAAAATTGTCCAAGTTTGTGAAGAAAATCCTCCATCAAAAGGCTCACTTACATATATTCCATCCTCTATCGCTCTTTGTCCAAACTGCATCAAAGAGATGTTAGATCCCTCTTCAAGAAGATACTACTATCCATTTACCAGCTGTAACTCTTGTGGCTATCAAAGTGGCTTTCTTATTCACTATCCATTTGAAAGACCAAATACGCTGTTAAATTTTTTCAAACCCTGTAACGAGTGCCAAGAAGAACTAGAGTCAAATCCTTTTCGCGAAAACTATCCGCTCATTACCTGTACAGAGTGCAATATCCCTATCAAACTTACCGACAAAAAAGGCTCAAAAGTTCTGTTTGCCAATGAAGAGGAGGAGTATAAACAGATCTTTGACATTGCCGCCAATGCACTCAAAGATGGGAAGAGGGTTCGCATAAAAACATTTAGAGGATATAAGCGATTCTATTTGGAAAAAGACAACCAAAGCTATGTGCTTATCAACCGTCTAAATGAAGAGTTTTTGGTTTTGCCAATGGAAAAAAGAGCTCTTTTTAGTATTGAAAGACCCCAACTCTATCTCACATCAAGTAGTGGCGAAATTGTAGAAGCGTGCGGTGTATGGGATGGTTTTACAACCCTTCTTATGGCTTCACTCAATGAGGATTTTTGCTATTTTGATGAGAAAGAGGATGCGGATCTTTTCATCGATTTTGATCTTCCTATAACATTTTACGAAGCGCCAAAATATTTTATCAATAAACACTTCTCCTTTTTTCGCCCCAATAGTGAATCTTTGTTTCCAAAATATTGCAACAGTTCCAAAACGGCTCTTATAGGATCTTTTTTGCTCCATAACGGTATCATCGATAAAGTAGAACATTTTAAAGAGGTAGAGACAGACTCTATCACAGTATTTCAA
The Nitratiruptor tergarcus DSM 16512 genome window above contains:
- a CDS encoding HyaD/HybD family hydrogenase maturation endopeptidase, which translates into the protein MLKTAIIGIGNILFMDEGIGVYASKYLEKNFVFDDDVEIIDGGTLGFKLMRYYQEYDKVVILDTVSIEDAPGSIYNLPSEVLLGLGEYRKTAHEVEVVEMLEICSMLESIAQVNIIGIVPKDIESVGIGLTDTMRESFDSYIQTLLQELEKNGIQYQRRANKTLDSIIFEYANPSMKECNDITV